A DNA window from Acetilactobacillus jinshanensis contains the following coding sequences:
- a CDS encoding pseudouridine synthase, which yields MAHAGVASRRKSEKIILDGHVKVNGKVVTKLGTKVKNSDEIEVNDVPITKERQVYYLFYKPRRVISSVKDEKHRTTVVDFFPDVTQRIYPVGRLDYDTSGLIILTNDGELDNCLTHPKYEVPKTYVAKVEGIPNNSELEHLRWGTKVSGRKVVPDHIKILASAPKTKNAVIQLTVHEGRNHEVKKLFEYIGHPVKTLTRTQYSFLTIGKLKPGQYRFLRKAEVNKLKTLAGKPREH from the coding sequence ATGGCTCATGCTGGAGTTGCTTCACGGCGAAAATCAGAAAAAATCATTTTAGACGGTCACGTAAAGGTGAACGGTAAAGTCGTCACTAAATTAGGTACTAAAGTGAAAAACAGTGACGAAATCGAAGTTAATGACGTTCCGATTACTAAAGAACGTCAGGTTTATTATCTCTTTTACAAACCGCGTCGGGTAATTTCATCGGTTAAGGATGAGAAGCATCGGACGACCGTCGTTGACTTCTTCCCTGACGTTACCCAGCGAATTTATCCCGTCGGTCGTTTAGATTATGATACTTCTGGCTTAATCATCTTAACCAATGACGGTGAATTAGATAATTGCTTGACCCATCCTAAATATGAAGTCCCGAAGACTTACGTTGCTAAAGTTGAAGGAATTCCAAATAATTCTGAATTGGAACACCTTCGCTGGGGAACCAAAGTCAGTGGTCGAAAGGTTGTCCCTGACCACATTAAGATTCTTGCATCAGCACCTAAGACCAAAAATGCCGTTATTCAGCTTACTGTTCATGAAGGCCGTAACCATGAAGTTAAGAAGTTATTCGAATATATTGGCCATCCAGTTAAAACGTTGACTCGTACCCAATACAGTTTCTTAACCATTGGCAAATTGAAACCGGGTCAGTACCGTTTCTTACGGAAAGCCGAAGTCAATAAATTAAAGACGTTAGCTGGCAAACCACGTGAACATTAA